The region CAGAACGGTTACGCGGCCGGTACGCTCGACACGACGTCGATCGACCCGTCGGGGATCATCGTCGGCAAGTTCACCAACGGCCAAAGCCAGAATCTGGCCAAGGTGGCGCTGGCGACCTTCAACAACCCGGCCGGTCTCAACAAGGTGGGCGAGAATCTGTTCGCCGAGTCGAACAACTCGGGCGTGGCCCAGGTCGGCGAGAGCGGCACCGGCGGCCGCGGGAAGTTCAACCCCGGCACGCTGGAGATGGCCAACGTCGATCTGGCGAACGAGTTTTCGAATATGATCATCACCCAGCGCGGCTTCCAGGCTAACTCGAAGATTATTACGGTAACCGACGAGATGCTGCAGGAGCTGGCGAATCTGAAACGGTAATTCCCCGGGCCCGGGGCGGGGGTGTTTTCACTCCCGCCCGCGGGCGGGGTTATAAGGGGGCTTATGGATGATTAAGCTGACCAAGTTCAAATCACACGATCACGATTTTGTGTTGAACGCCGAACTGATCGAAACTATCGAAGAAACTCCGGATACGGTGATAACGCTCACGAACGGCAAGAAGCTGATCGTCGCCGAAGGGATGGACGAGGTGGTGCGGCGGGTAATGGAATACCGCCGGGCGATGTTCCGCAATACGCGATAGTTGAGGTGCTGGTATGGATTTGACGACAATTCTCGGCCTGGTGGTCGGCATCGGGGCACTGCTGATTTCAGTGGTTCTGGAGGGCGGGCATCTTGTCAGCCTTATCAGCCTGCCGGCGTTCGTGGTCATCTTCGGCGGCACGATCGGCGCGACCGCCATCGGGTTTACTCTTGAGGAGCTTAAGACGGTGCCGACGCTGATGCGAATCGCCTTCAAGGACGAGAAGCACGACGTGAGCAGCCTGATCGCGACGCTGGTTAGCTTTGCGGAGAAGGCCCGCCGCGAAGGCCTGCTGGCTCTGGAGGAAGACCTGAACGGGATCGGAGACAAGTTCCTCAAAAAGGGCATGCAGCTCGTTATCGACGGCACGGACGCCGAGCTGGTCCGCAGCATTATGGAGACGGAGCTGGCTTTCATCCAGGAGCGCCACCACAAGGGCGCGAGTATTTTCGACGCCGCCGGCGGCTATGCGCCGACGATGGGTATCATCGGGACGGTTATGGGCCTGGTGCACGTGCTGGGCAACCTGACGGATACCGAGTCGCTCGGACCGGCAATTTCCACGGCGTTTCTCGCGACGCTGTACGGCATTTTTTCCGCGAATATCTTTTTCCTGCCGATCGCCGGCAAGCTGAAGAACCGCAGCGCCCATCAGGTGCTTGTGTATGAGGTTACTCTGGAGGGTATCCTGTCTGTCCAGGCCGGGGACAATCCGCGCATCGTCGAAGAGAAGCTGGAGGCTTTCCTGGCGCCTACGAAGAGGAAAAAACCGCAGGCTCAGGCCGATGATTAGGTTCTGACCGATGATATACATATGACTGGAGGGGTTGTGGCATGGCCGAAGAAGGCGGCAAGAAGTTTTCAGTGATGTTGATTGTCGGTCTGATTGTCGTTGGGCTGATTTTAGCCGGCGGTATTTCGTACTTCATCGCTACGAAGGTGATCAGTACCCGGTCGGAAGGGAAGGCAGCGCGTGAGCCGGGAGTGTTCCTGAAGCTCGGCGATCCCAAGGAAGGGCTGATCGTGAATATCGGCGGCGTGACCTCGGGTCGATATTTGAAAATCGGTGTCATATTAGAGCTAAAACCTGCGAAGAATGCGCCGGCTCCAGGAGGAAAAGGCGCCTCGCCCGATGAAATTAAATCACTAGACGCGGTGGTGCAGCTGCTGCGGTCCCAGAAGGTCGAGGATTTCGAGCCGTCCCGCCAGGAACGGCTGAAAGAGCTTATCAAGGCTGAGGTTAATAAGGCCTTGGGCGAGGATCGGGTTTATGAGGTCTTTATCACGAATTTCGTGCTCCAGTAAGGTTTCGACCACGCGGAAGGAGGTGGTTACGTGGCAGGTTCCGACGTGCTTTCCCAGTCGGAAATAGACGAGTTGTTGTCAGCTTTGTCGACCGGTGTCGTTTCGGCGGAAGAGATGAAGATCGAGCAGACCCAGCGCAAGGTCAAGGTGTACGACTTCAAGCGCCCGGACAAGTTCTCCAAGGATCAGATCCGCACTTTATACATGCTTCACGAGAATTTTGCCCGTCTTCTCAATACATACCTGGCTGCTCACCTCCGCTCGTTCGTCAATATCAATGTTGCTTCGGTCGATCAGCTTACATATGAGGAGTTCATCCGCTCGCTGCCCAACCCCAGCGTTATCAGCATCTTCCAGATGCGTCCCCTGAAGGGCAGCGTGCTTCTGGAGCTTAATCCGAACATCGTGTTTTCGATCATCGACCGCCTGTTCGGCGGCCCCGGGTTACCACCCGCCAAGCCCCGCCCTCTTACGGATATCGAGGAGGTCATCGTTAAAAGGGTGCTGGCGAAAACGCTGGAGAGTTTCACGGAGGCGTGGAAGCAGGTGATCGCCCTGGAGCCGCGGATGGACGCGATCGAGACCAATCCTCAGTTTACGCAGATCGTGCCGCCCAACGATATGGTGGTCATCATTACGCTGCAGGCGAAAATCGGCCAGGCGGAGGGGCTGCTGAACATTTGCATCCCGTATCTGGTGCTTGAGCCGATTATGTCGAAGCTGTCGACTACTTACTGGGTGGCTTCGTCAATGGCCAAGCAGCTGACGGACGAGAATATCAACGCCCTGCAGCGCAAGCTGGAGAGAACGCTTATTCCGATCGTGGTGGAGCTGGGCTGTATCGGCGTGAACGTCCACGAGCTGCTGGGGCTGAACCCGGGCGATGTGCTCCAGTTGGAGACGAGGGTGGAAGACGATCTGAAAATAGTGGTCGGCAGCAACGAGAAGTTCCGCTGCAAGCCGGGTATCTCCGGCAAGAAGCTGGCTGTGCAGATAACGCAAATAATATCCAAAGGAGAAGATGGTGATGAATAACGGCTTTCTTTCGCAAGAAGAGATAGACGCCTTGTTGCGTGGGGAACCTGTCGCGAGCGGCGAGGGAGACCTTAGCGACATCGAAAAGGATGCGATGGGCGAAATAGGCAATATCTCGATGGGCAGCGCGGCGACGACGCTGTCGATCCTGCTGAGCCGCCGCGTGTCCATCACTACTCCTAAGGTGCGCATTTCGAGCATCAACGAGATAAAGAAGCAGTACCCGCTGCCGTATCTGGTCATTGAGGTGGGGTATACCCACGGGTTGACCGGCAGTAATATCCTGGCGATCCGCGAGCAGGACGCGCTGATTATTTCCGATCTGATGATGGGCGGCGACGGCACTAATCCGCCGGCCGAGCTGAACGAGCTGTATATGAGCGCGGTGTCCGAGGCGATGAATCAGATGATGGGTTCGGTGGCGACGTCGATGTCGACGGTTTTCAAGAAGAAGATCGATATCGCGCCTCCGGCCTGCAATCTGCTGGATTTCTCGGGCGACGCCAATATCACCAGTGTGACGAGCCCCGACGAGCCCATGGTGGAAGTGTCTTTCCGCATGGAGGTCGAGGATCTGATCGATAGCGAGATTATGCAGCTGGTTTCGCTGGATGTCGCCAAGGAGATGGTGTCCAACCTGATCGGGGTGGTGGAGGCTAACGCCGCGCCTCAGCCGGCCGCTGCTCCCGCTCCTGCGGCTCCCCCTTCGCCTCAGCCTATGCCGGTCGCGGCCGCGCCTTCGCAGCAACCCATGCCGCAACCGACACCCCAGCCGATGATGCCGCCTCCGCAGACGATGGTGGCGATGCCGGCGGCGTCGGCGGCGGTGCCGCCCAATGTGGTGGTGCAGCCGGTCCAGTTTGCGCCGCTCAAGCCGACGATGCTGCCGGTGACGGATACGAATATCGGGCTTATCCTGGATGTGCCGCTGCAGGTTACGGTGGAGCTGGGCCGGACCCGCAAACTCATCCGCGAGATTCTCGAACTCGCCCCCGGCTCGGTGGTCGAACTCGATAAGTTGGCCGGCGAACCGGTGGATATCCTGGTGAACGGCAAGCAGATCGCCAAAGGCGAAGTTGTGGTCATTGATGAGAATTTCGGTGTGCGGGTTACCGAGATTATCGGCCAGCTTGACCGGACGACCCTACAGTAGTCTCAGACGAAATTATAAGAGGGAGCGAATGAGTTATGGCAATTAAGGTCCTGATAGTGGATGATGCAGCGTTTATGCGGATGATGATCAAGGATATCCTGACTAAGAACGGGTTCGAGGTTGTGGGCGAGGCGGAGAACGGCGCCAAGGCGGTGGAGAAGTTTCAGGAACTGCGCCCCGATTTGACGACGATGGATATTACGATGCCTGAGATGGACGGGATTTCGGCCGTGAAGCAGATAAAGAAGATCGATCCGGGCGCGAAGGTCATCATGTGCAGCGCTATGGGCCAGCAGGCTATGGTTATCGAGGCTATCCAGTCGGGGGCCCGCGATTTCATCGTCAAGCCGTTCCAGCCGGACAGGGTGTTGGAAGCTATCCGCAAAGCCATCGGCTGATA is a window of Selenomonadales bacterium 4137-cl DNA encoding:
- a CDS encoding flagellar FlbD family protein, with product MIKLTKFKSHDHDFVLNAELIETIEETPDTVITLTNGKKLIVAEGMDEVVRRVMEYRRAMFRNTR
- a CDS encoding flagellar motor protein, whose protein sequence is MDLTTILGLVVGIGALLISVVLEGGHLVSLISLPAFVVIFGGTIGATAIGFTLEELKTVPTLMRIAFKDEKHDVSSLIATLVSFAEKARREGLLALEEDLNGIGDKFLKKGMQLVIDGTDAELVRSIMETELAFIQERHHKGASIFDAAGGYAPTMGIIGTVMGLVHVLGNLTDTESLGPAISTAFLATLYGIFSANIFFLPIAGKLKNRSAHQVLVYEVTLEGILSVQAGDNPRIVEEKLEAFLAPTKRKKPQAQADD
- a CDS encoding flagellar basal body-associated FliL family protein → MAEEGGKKFSVMLIVGLIVVGLILAGGISYFIATKVISTRSEGKAAREPGVFLKLGDPKEGLIVNIGGVTSGRYLKIGVILELKPAKNAPAPGGKGASPDEIKSLDAVVQLLRSQKVEDFEPSRQERLKELIKAEVNKALGEDRVYEVFITNFVLQ
- the fliM gene encoding flagellar motor switch protein FliM, with protein sequence MAGSDVLSQSEIDELLSALSTGVVSAEEMKIEQTQRKVKVYDFKRPDKFSKDQIRTLYMLHENFARLLNTYLAAHLRSFVNINVASVDQLTYEEFIRSLPNPSVISIFQMRPLKGSVLLELNPNIVFSIIDRLFGGPGLPPAKPRPLTDIEEVIVKRVLAKTLESFTEAWKQVIALEPRMDAIETNPQFTQIVPPNDMVVIITLQAKIGQAEGLLNICIPYLVLEPIMSKLSTTYWVASSMAKQLTDENINALQRKLERTLIPIVVELGCIGVNVHELLGLNPGDVLQLETRVEDDLKIVVGSNEKFRCKPGISGKKLAVQITQIISKGEDGDE
- the fliY gene encoding flagellar motor switch phosphatase FliY: MNNGFLSQEEIDALLRGEPVASGEGDLSDIEKDAMGEIGNISMGSAATTLSILLSRRVSITTPKVRISSINEIKKQYPLPYLVIEVGYTHGLTGSNILAIREQDALIISDLMMGGDGTNPPAELNELYMSAVSEAMNQMMGSVATSMSTVFKKKIDIAPPACNLLDFSGDANITSVTSPDEPMVEVSFRMEVEDLIDSEIMQLVSLDVAKEMVSNLIGVVEANAAPQPAAAPAPAAPPSPQPMPVAAAPSQQPMPQPTPQPMMPPPQTMVAMPAASAAVPPNVVVQPVQFAPLKPTMLPVTDTNIGLILDVPLQVTVELGRTRKLIREILELAPGSVVELDKLAGEPVDILVNGKQIAKGEVVVIDENFGVRVTEIIGQLDRTTLQ
- a CDS encoding response regulator, with product MAIKVLIVDDAAFMRMMIKDILTKNGFEVVGEAENGAKAVEKFQELRPDLTTMDITMPEMDGISAVKQIKKIDPGAKVIMCSAMGQQAMVIEAIQSGARDFIVKPFQPDRVLEAIRKAIG